Proteins from one Falco naumanni isolate bFalNau1 chromosome 2, bFalNau1.pat, whole genome shotgun sequence genomic window:
- the LOC121083183 gene encoding lysosomal Pro-X carboxypeptidase isoform X1 — translation MLRLLLVLLLLRAPGASPCRRGAAPPVAPYLTRYLTQQIDHFGFDENLTFQQRYLVADQHWKKNNGPILFYTGNEGDITWFCNNTGFMWDVAEELKAMLVFAEHRYYGESLPFGNESFSDSKHLNYLTSEQALADFAVLIEYLKATIAGARYSPVIAIGGSYGGMLAAWFRMKYPHVVAGALAASAPIWQFGDLVPCGAYFSIVTNDFKKSGTGCAESIRNSWKAINHLSSTDAGLQWLSNTFHLCSPLKNLQDAAMLKNWLSKTWVNLAMVNYPYKADFLQPLPAWPIQEVCKFLKDPTLSDKLLLQNVFQAVNLYYNYSGEASCLDMSETATKNLGQLGWYYQACTEMVMPMCTDGVNDMFEPQKWDFDAFSDQCYRFWEVRPRPSWILSMYGGKNISSYSNIVFSNGGLDPWSAGGVTQNITDSLVAIVIPDGAHHLDLRSRNPLDPKSVQQARALEICYMKQWIEKARYSH, via the exons ATTGATCACTTTGGATTTGATGAAAACCTTACATTCCAGCAACGGTATCTAGTAGCAGAtcagcactggaagaaaaacaatggACCAATACTGTTTTATACAGGCAACGAAGGAGACATCACATGGTTCTGCAACAATACA GGTTTTATGTGGGATGTGGCTGAAGAACTTAAGGCCATGTTGGTATTTGCTGAACACAGATATTATGGAGAATCTTTGCCCTTTGGGAATGAGTCTTTTAGT gATTCCAAGCATCTGAATTACCTGACCTCAGAACAAGCTCTGGCAGACTTTGCAGTACTGATTGAGTACTTAAAGGCAACCATTGCAGGAGCCCGTTACAGTCCTGTCATAGCTATAGGAGGATCTTATGGAGGAATGCTTGCAGCCTGGTTTAGGATGAAGTACCCCCATGTGGTAGCTGG AGCTctggcagcctctgccccaATCTGGCAGTTTGGTGATTTGGTTCCCTGTGGCGCTTACTTCAGCATAGTGACCAATGATTTCAAAAAGAGTGGGACGGGCTGCGCAGAAAGCATCCGGAATTCCTGGAAGGCCATTAACCACCTTTCTTCAACAG atgcAGGTTTACAGTGGCTTTCCAACACATTTCATTTGTGCAGCCCATTAAAAAATCTTCAGGATGCTGCTATGTTGAAAAATTGGCTGAGTAAAACATGGGTAAACTTGGCTATGGTGAACTATCCCTATAAAGCTGActtcctgcagcctctgccagctTGGCCTATACAG GAAGTCTGCAAGTTCTTGAAGGATCCCACTCTCTCTGACAAACTGTTGCTGCAGAATGTTTTCCAGGCAGTAAATTTATACTACAATTACTCAGGAGAAGCCTCATGCTTAGACATGTCTGAGACTGCAACAAAGAATCTGGGCCAGTTGGGTTGGTACTATCAG GCTTGCACTGAGATGGTGATGCCCATGTGCACAGATGGTGTCAATGACATGTTTGAGCCTCAGAAATGGGACTTTGATGCATTTTCAGACCAGTGTTACAGGTTCTGGGAGGTGAGGCCACGCCCCTCTTGGATTCTTTCTATGTATGGAGGGAAAAACATCAGTTCATACAGCAATATCGTTTTCAG CAACGGTGGCCTGGACCCCTGGTCTGCAGGTGGGGTGACCCAGAACATCACAGATTCCCTTGTGGCGATTGTGATACCAGATGGAGCCCATCACCTGGACCTACGCAGCCGCAACCCTTTGGACCCCAAATCTGTGCAGCAAGCTCGAGCCTTGGAAATCTGCTACATGAAGCAGTGGATTGAAAAGGCCAGGTACAGCCACTGA
- the LOC121083183 gene encoding lysosomal Pro-X carboxypeptidase isoform X2 translates to MYQIDHFGFDENLTFQQRYLVADQHWKKNNGPILFYTGNEGDITWFCNNTGFMWDVAEELKAMLVFAEHRYYGESLPFGNESFSDSKHLNYLTSEQALADFAVLIEYLKATIAGARYSPVIAIGGSYGGMLAAWFRMKYPHVVAGALAASAPIWQFGDLVPCGAYFSIVTNDFKKSGTGCAESIRNSWKAINHLSSTDAGLQWLSNTFHLCSPLKNLQDAAMLKNWLSKTWVNLAMVNYPYKADFLQPLPAWPIQEVCKFLKDPTLSDKLLLQNVFQAVNLYYNYSGEASCLDMSETATKNLGQLGWYYQACTEMVMPMCTDGVNDMFEPQKWDFDAFSDQCYRFWEVRPRPSWILSMYGGKNISSYSNIVFSNGGLDPWSAGGVTQNITDSLVAIVIPDGAHHLDLRSRNPLDPKSVQQARALEICYMKQWIEKARYSH, encoded by the exons ATTGATCACTTTGGATTTGATGAAAACCTTACATTCCAGCAACGGTATCTAGTAGCAGAtcagcactggaagaaaaacaatggACCAATACTGTTTTATACAGGCAACGAAGGAGACATCACATGGTTCTGCAACAATACA GGTTTTATGTGGGATGTGGCTGAAGAACTTAAGGCCATGTTGGTATTTGCTGAACACAGATATTATGGAGAATCTTTGCCCTTTGGGAATGAGTCTTTTAGT gATTCCAAGCATCTGAATTACCTGACCTCAGAACAAGCTCTGGCAGACTTTGCAGTACTGATTGAGTACTTAAAGGCAACCATTGCAGGAGCCCGTTACAGTCCTGTCATAGCTATAGGAGGATCTTATGGAGGAATGCTTGCAGCCTGGTTTAGGATGAAGTACCCCCATGTGGTAGCTGG AGCTctggcagcctctgccccaATCTGGCAGTTTGGTGATTTGGTTCCCTGTGGCGCTTACTTCAGCATAGTGACCAATGATTTCAAAAAGAGTGGGACGGGCTGCGCAGAAAGCATCCGGAATTCCTGGAAGGCCATTAACCACCTTTCTTCAACAG atgcAGGTTTACAGTGGCTTTCCAACACATTTCATTTGTGCAGCCCATTAAAAAATCTTCAGGATGCTGCTATGTTGAAAAATTGGCTGAGTAAAACATGGGTAAACTTGGCTATGGTGAACTATCCCTATAAAGCTGActtcctgcagcctctgccagctTGGCCTATACAG GAAGTCTGCAAGTTCTTGAAGGATCCCACTCTCTCTGACAAACTGTTGCTGCAGAATGTTTTCCAGGCAGTAAATTTATACTACAATTACTCAGGAGAAGCCTCATGCTTAGACATGTCTGAGACTGCAACAAAGAATCTGGGCCAGTTGGGTTGGTACTATCAG GCTTGCACTGAGATGGTGATGCCCATGTGCACAGATGGTGTCAATGACATGTTTGAGCCTCAGAAATGGGACTTTGATGCATTTTCAGACCAGTGTTACAGGTTCTGGGAGGTGAGGCCACGCCCCTCTTGGATTCTTTCTATGTATGGAGGGAAAAACATCAGTTCATACAGCAATATCGTTTTCAG CAACGGTGGCCTGGACCCCTGGTCTGCAGGTGGGGTGACCCAGAACATCACAGATTCCCTTGTGGCGATTGTGATACCAGATGGAGCCCATCACCTGGACCTACGCAGCCGCAACCCTTTGGACCCCAAATCTGTGCAGCAAGCTCGAGCCTTGGAAATCTGCTACATGAAGCAGTGGATTGAAAAGGCCAGGTACAGCCACTGA